A window from Anser cygnoides isolate HZ-2024a breed goose chromosome 1, Taihu_goose_T2T_genome, whole genome shotgun sequence encodes these proteins:
- the SETD4 gene encoding SET domain-containing protein 4, producing MKRNRGRTGRKRRRKHLQGFMHGVNCSHKLEYIKLKKWLKERGCEDSYLRPAQFWDTGRGLMTTKALQAGELVISLPEKCLLTTDTVLNSCLGEYIIKWKPPVSPLIALCTFLVAEKHAGEKSLWKPYLDVLPKSYTCAVCLEQDVVSLLPEPLKNKAEEQRTMVHELHTSSKAFFSSLQSLFAENTGTIFNYSALEWAWCTINTRTIYMKHSQRECFSLEPDVYALAPYLDLLNHSPNVQVKAAFNEQTRSYEIRTNSQCKKYEEVFICYGPHDNQRLLLEYGFVTTDNPHSTVYVSSDTLLKYFPPLDKQRDAKLSILKDHDFLQNLTFGWDGPSWRLLTALKLLSLGADEFTCWRRVLLGDVISARNEQQALNITAKICRFLAEETQRVLLQISQLKRDKENLKKHLSLVEALRLEDLKILQKSAEILCNLNATTT from the exons ATGAAGAGAAACAGAGGCCGGACAGGTcgaaagagaagaagaaaacacttgCAGGGATTCATGCATGGAG tcaACTGCAGTCACAAACTGGAATATATTAAACTTAAGAAGTGGCTGAAAGAGAGAGGGTGTGAAGACAGTTATTTAAGACCAGCACAGTTCTGGG aTACAGGAAGAGGACTGATGACAACAAAAGCTCTTCAG GCAGGGGAACTGGTTATTTCATTGCCTGAAAAATGCTTACTCACCACGGACACTGTCCTTAACAGCTGCTTAGGAGAATACATTATCAA atggAAGCCTCCTGTATCTCCTTTGATAGCACTGTGCACGTTTTTAGTAGCAGAGAAGCATGCTGGTGAGAAATCTCTGTGGAAGCCATATCTCGATGTTTTACCAAAGTCATACACTTGCGCTGTTTGTTTGGAGCAAGATGTAGTGAGCCTTCTTCCCgaacctttaaaaaataaggctGAGGAGCAGAGAACAATGGTCCATGAATTGCACACGTCTTCCaaagcttttttctcttccctgcagtcTTTATTTGCTGAGAACACAGGAACTATTTTTAACTACAGTGCCTTAGAGTGGGCTTGGTGCACTATAAATACCAGAACAATATACATGAAACATTCCCAGAGGGAATGTTTTTCTCTTGAGCCAGATGTTTATGCATTGGCACCATATTTAGATCTGCTAAACCACAGTCCAAATGTTCAG GTAAAGGCTGCATTTAACGAACAGACAAGAAGTTATGAAATACGGACAAATTCACAGTgcaaaaaatatgaagaagtaTTTATCTGCTATGGACCTCATGATAATCAGCGACTGCTACTAGAATATGGATTTGTTACCACTGATAACCCTCACAGCACTGTTTATGTCTCATCAG ATACTCTCCTCAAATACTTTCCACCACTGGACAAGCAGAGAGATGCAAAGCTTTCTATTCTGAAGGATCATGATTTCTTACA AAACTTGACCTTTGGATGGGATGGACCATCTTGGAGACTTCTTACAGCCCTCAAGTTGTTAAGTCTTGGAGCAGATGAATT TACTTGCTGGAGGAGAGTGCTGCTTGGTGATGTAATATCAGCCAGAAACGAACAGCAGGCTTTGAatataacagcaaaaatatgcCGTTTTTTAGCAGAGGAGACACAGCGTGTCCTTCTCCAG ATTTCCCAGTTGAAAAGGGATAAAGAGAACCTCAAAAAACACCTGTCTTTGGTAGAAGCACTACGCTTGGAAGATCTGAAGATACTACaaaaatcagcagagattcTTTGCAACTTGAACGCGACAACAACTTGA
- the LOC106036138 gene encoding carbonyl reductase [NADPH] 1-like, whose product MSSVPVAVVTGSNKGIGFAIVRAMCKQFPGDVYLTARDPGRGQEAVAKLQEEGLHPLFHQLDIDDPQSIRALRDFLKEKYGGLNVLVNNAGIAFKVHDQTPFAVQAEVTLKTNFFGTRNICTELLPIMKPYGRVVNVSSMASSSALGNCSQELQKKFRSNTITEEELVELMTKFVEDTKKNVHEKEGWPNTAYGVSKIGVTVLSRIQARMLSEKRKGDHILLNACCPGWVRTDMAGPKAPKSPEEGAETPVYLALLPSDADGPHGQFVSEKTVQTW is encoded by the exons ATGTCCAGCGTGCCCGTGGCTGTGGTGACCGGCTCCAACAAAGGGATTGGCTTCGCAATTGTGCGGGCTATGTGCAAGCAGTTCCCAGGGGATGTGTACCTCACAGCCCGGGACCCCGGACGTGGCCAGGAAGCAGTGGCGAAGCTCCAGGAGGAAGGGCTGCATCCTCTCTTCCACCAGCTGGATATTGATGATCCGCAGAGTATCAGAGCTCTGCGGGACTTCCTGAAGGAGAAATATGGAGGTCTGAATGTGCTGGTTAACAATGCAGGGATAGCTTTCAAAG TTCATGACCAAACTCCGTTTGCAGTCCAAGCAGAGGTTACCCTGAAGACAAACTTTTTTGGAACCAGGAATATTTGCACAGAATTGTTGCCTATTATGAAGCCTTATG GTAGAGTAGTGAATGTCTCTAGTATGGCAAGTAGCTCAGCTCTGGGAAACTGCAGCCAAGAACTACAGAAGAAGTTTCGCAGCAACACAATCACTGAGGAAGAGTTGGTGGAGCTCATGACAAAATTTGTGGAAGATACCAAGAAAAATGTGCATGAGAAAGAGGGGTGGCCAAATACTGCCTATGGGGTGTCCAAAATTGGTGTCACAGTCTTGTCCAGAATTCAAGCCCGGATGTtaagtgagaaaagaaaaggtgacCACATCCTTCTCAATGCCTGCTGTCCTGGGTGGGTGAGAACAGACATGGCAGGTCCTAAGGCCCCTAAATCGCCAGAGGAAGGGGCTGAGACCCCAGTTTACTTAGCCCTTTTGCCTTCTGATGCTGATGGTCCTCATGGCCAGTTTGTTAGTGAGAAAACTGTTCAGACCTGGTGA